One genomic segment of Hordeum vulgare subsp. vulgare chromosome 2H, MorexV3_pseudomolecules_assembly, whole genome shotgun sequence includes these proteins:
- the LOC123428203 gene encoding DNA-directed RNA polymerases IV and V subunit 2-like codes for MEDPSSDSGQSTNGAEPELDPMELYDNEESRSHTVDDSNGQSSMDVDRKQLSVDADMNGKPSLDGDGKGKYSESHAEVPIDMSLGSLERFCKEASRSFFDEVGLISHQINSYNEFVSHGLQELFDSLGEVTVEPGYDSSKKGTVGGWRRAVIRFGRVKLEKPVFWSGKDDIDEESLKLKPRHARLQNMTYSSKMEVEVHIQIYSMEKSDKSKTENDVFGHKRVLMDETHLVSIGRLPVMVNSNLCWLHELKESDCLFDSGGYFLIRGMEKIFIAQEQRCLTRIWVADRPVWTVSYLSEIKRRRIYVKLIDSTKNDDFSGSKIISISFLYANLPIWLMFFALGIPSDKEAFDMIDMGDCDASVINAISATIRESDELCEGFRKSDKARQCVDDLVKSSKFPPGESFDDYVDKYLFPGIKGNRNKAFFLGYMVKCLLMAFTGKRRCDNKDDFRNKRLELPGQLLGRELRAQLRHAERLMVKAMQRDMNSDRDLEFPARYLDASIITNGIIRAFATGSWCHPYKRNERCSGIVATLRRTNPLQMMSDLRKSRQQVAYAGKAGDARYPNPSYWGKMCFMSTPDGENCGLVKNLAVTAIVSSRVAQPLIDRFVSCGMNKLDEIPAKEIPKMDKIFLNGDWVGSCADPASFVMRLRCMRRGGLIDPQVEIKRDKHQSPGEVRVFSDAGRLLRPLLVVENLNKITKRKGCPYSFQALMQQEIIEFIGVEEEEDIQCAWGIRHLFQSSGEEVSGYTHCELDLSFLLGLSCSLIPFANHNFARRVLYQAEKHSQQAIGYSTTNPRTRVDTLSHQLFYPQRPLFKTVSADCIGRSDYTFGRKDDFARPEYFNGQNAIVAVNIHQGFNQEDSLVMNRASLERGMFRTELMRSYKAEVETKGPSKRLKMKEKVNFGKMESKRGRVDNLDDDGLPYVGSSLQIGDIIIGKVSESGEDHSIKLKHTEKGMVQRVLLSANDEGKHFAVVSLRQVRSPCVGDKFSSMHGQKGVVGFLESQENFPFTCQGIVPDIVINPHAFPTRQTPGQLLEAALGKGIALGGKIRYATPFTTATVEVISEQLHKLGFSRGGVESVLNGQTGKRMQSLIFAGPNFYQRLIHMAEDKVKFRNTGPVHPLTRQPVADRKRFGGVKFGEMERDCLLAHGAAANLHERLFTLSDFSEMRICQTCERAANVIMRPVSGGRKIRGPYCGFCRSSEKIVKIAVPYGAKLLYQELFSMGICLKFQTEVC; via the exons ATGGAAGATCCATCAAGCGATAGTGGGCAATCAACAAACGGCGCTGAGCCTGAGCTGGACCCCATGGAATTGTATGACAATGAAGAGAGCAGATCCCATACTGTGGATGATTCAAATGGACAGTCTTCTATGGATGTTGACAGAAAACAGCTTTCTGTGGATGCTGATATGAATGGGAAACCATCCTTGGATGGTGATGGTAAGGGAAAGTACTCCGAGTCACATGCAGAAGTTCCAATTGACATGAGCTTGGGAAGCCTAGAGAGGTTCTGCAAGGAAGCATCAAGGTCATTTTTTGATGAGGTTGGTCTGATTAGCCATCAGATAAATTCCTACAACGAGTTTGTCTCGCATGGGCTCCAGGAGCTATTTGATTCGCTTGGAGAAGTGACTGTCGAGCCAGGTTATGATTCCTCAAAGAAAGGAACTGTTGGTGGTTGGAGGCGTGCCGTCATCAGGTTTGGCAGAGTGAAACTGGAAAAGCCtgtattttggtctggcaaaGATGATATTGATGAGGAGTCACTTAAGCTGAAGCCTAGACATGCTCGCCTCCAAAATATGACATATTCCTCCAAAATGGAAGTAGAAGTGCATATTCAG ATTTATTCTATGGAGAAAAGTGACAAGTCTAAAACAGAGAATGATGTTTTTGGTCACAAGAGGGTTCTTATGGATGAAACTCATCTGGTGTCTATTGGCCGCCTTCCAGTCATGGTTAATTCAAATTTATGCTGGTTGCATGAACTCAAGGAAAGTGACtgcctttttgattctggtggatACTTTTTGATCAGGGGAATGGAGAAG ATATTCATCGCCCAAGAGCAAAGATGCTTGACCAGGATTTGGGTTGCTGACCGGCCTGTCTGGACTGTTTCTTATTTGTCTGAAATCAAACGAAGACGCATATATGTGAAGCTGATTGATTCTacaaagaatgatgatttcagtggCAGCAAAATCATTTCCATTTCCTTCTTGTATGCCAATCTGCCGATTTGGTTAATGTTTTTTGCGCTAGGCATACCATCTGATAAGGAAGCATTTGATATGATAGATATGGGAGACTGTGATGCTTCTGTTATCAACGCGATATCTGCAACTATTAGGGAATCTGATGAACTGTGTGAAGGCTTTCGTAAGTCTGATAAAGCCCGCCAGTGTGTTGATGATTTGGTCAAGAGTTCAAAATTTCCTCCAGGAGAGTCGTTTGATGATTATGTCGATAAATATCTCTTTCCTGGTATAAAGGGGAATAGGAATAAAGCTTTTTTCTTAGGTTACATGGTCAAATGCCTTCTAATGGCCTTTACTGGGAAGCGCAGATGTGATAATAAGGATGATTTCAGGAACAAGAGGCTGGAGCTACCTGGTCAACTGCTTGGAAGAGAACTTCGGGCGCAACTTAGGCATGCAGAGAGGCTCATGGTTAAGGCCATGCAGAGGGATATGAACAGTGATCGTGATCTAGAATTTCCAGCGCGCTATCTTGATGCTTCAATTATTACCAATGGTATAATTCGTGCCTTCGCTACTGGTTCTTGGTGCCACCCCTACAAAAGAAACGAAAGATGCTCAGGAATTGTTGCAACGCTCAGGAGAACAAATCCTCTCCAAATGATGTCAGACTTGAGGAAAAGTCGCCAGCAGGTTGCTTATGCTGGGAAAGCTGGTGATGCAAGATATCC CAATCCATCTTACTGGGGAAAGATGTGTTTTATGTCCACTCCTGATGGTGAAAACTGTGGACTTGTGAAAAATTTAGCTGTTACTGCTATTGTTAGCTCTAGAGTGGCACAACCATTGATTGACAGATTTGTTTCTTGTGGAATGAATAAACTGGATGAAATTCCTGCTAAGGAGATTCCCAAAATGGACAAGATCTTCCTGAATGGTGATTGGGTAGGATCCTGTGCTGACCCAGCTTCATTTGTCATGCGTTTAAGGTGCATGAGACGTGGTGGTCTGATTGATCCACAG GTTGAAATCAAAAGGGACAAGCATCAATCTCCTGGAGAAGTACGGGTGTTTTCTGATGCAGGGCGATTACTCAGACCTCTTCTTGTGGTTGAGAACCTAAATAAAATTACAAAACGGAAGGGCTGTCCATACTCTTTTCAGGCACTAATGCAGCAAGAAATTATTGAGTTCATTGGtgttgaagaggaggaagatataCAATGTGCCTGGGGAATCAGGCACCTATTTCAGAGCAGTGGAGAGGAGGTTTCTGGTTATACTCACTGTGAGCTGGATCTTTCTTTTCTGTTGGGATTAAGCTGTAGTCTTATCCCTTTTGCAAATCATAATTTTGCACGGAGGGTGCTGTACCAGGCAGAAAAACACTCACAGCAAGCTATTGGATACTCCACAACAAATCCACGTACCAGAGTTGATACTCTTTCCCATCAGCTTTTCTACCCTCAGAGACCCCTTTTTAAAACAGTTTCAGCTGATTGTATTGGCAGATCAGATTATACTTTTGGAAGAAAAGACGACTTTGCCAGGCCTGAATATTTCAATGGACAAAATGCGATAGTAGCAGTCAATATTCATCAGGGATTTAACCAAGAGGACTCCCTGGTTATGAATAGAGCTTCTCTTGAACGTGGTATGTTTAGAACTGAGCTCATGCGGAGCTATAAGGCAGAAGTAGAGACCAAAGGGCCCAGCAAACGACTGAAAATGAAGGAGAAAGTAAACTTCGGCAAAATGGAAAGCAAGAGAGGACGAGTtgacaatcttgatgatgatggattaccttaTGTGGGTTCAAGTCTTCAGATTGGTGACATTATAATTGGGAAAGTGTCAGAATCTGGTGAAGACCATAGTATTAAGCTGAAGCATACAGAGAAGGGAATGGTCCAGAGAGTATTGCTTTCAGCCAATGATGAGGGGAAGCATTTTGCTGTTGTATCTTTAAGACAG GTTCGATCACCTTGTGTTGGAGATAAATTTTCTAGCATGCATGGACAAAAAGGTGTTGTTGGTTTTCTAGAATCTCAGGAGAACTTCCCTTTTACCTGCCAAGGAATAGTTCCAGACATCGTGATAAATCCACACGCCTTTCCTACCCGTCAAACTCCAGGCCAGCTGCTTGAAGCTGCTTTGGGGAAGGGAATCGCTCTTGGTGGTAAAATCAGATATGCAACACCATTCACCACAGCAACAGTTGAAGTGATCTCGGAACAGTTGCACAA GCTTGGGTTTTCAAGAGGGGGAGTTGAAAGTGTTCTCAATGGCCAAACCGGCAAAAGGATGCAGTCACTGATCTTCGCGGGCCCCAACTTCTACCAGAGGCTGATCCACATGGCTGAGGACAAGGTGAAGTTCCGGAACACGGGGCCGGTGCACCCGCTCACGAGGCAGCCGGTCGCGGACCGCAAGAGGTTCGGCGGGGTCAAGTTTGGGGAGATGGAGCGcgactgcctgctggcccacggcgCGGCCGCCAACCTCCACGAGCGGCTCTTCACGCTGAGCGACTTCTCGGAGATGCGCATCTGCCAGACGTGTGAGCGTGCGGCGAACGTGATCATGCGGCCCGTCTCTGGCGGTCGGAAGATCCGGGGCCCCTACTGCGGGTTCTGCCGGTCCTCGGAGAAGATCGTCAAGATCGCCGTCCCCTACGGCGCCAAGCTGCTCTACCAGGAGCTCTTCAGCATGGGCATCTGCCTCAAGTTCCAGACGGAGGTCTGCTAG